The Candidatus Lernaella stagnicola sequence CGAGGATCTGGCACCGCGGCAGCACGTCGATGCTTGGTGCGAGATCGACGAGATCAGCGAGTCGTTGGTGCGGGAGCTGGGGCAGTTGGCGCCCTTCGGCTGCGGCAATCCGGAGCCGGTGTTGGCGGCGCGCGACGTGGAAGTTCTCAACAAACAGATCGTGGGGCGGGATCACCTGAAGATGCGCATTCCCTGTCGGCGCTCGGCGCTGGCGGTGATCGCCTACGGTTTCGCTCCCATGAGTCAGGAAATCGGTTCGCGGATCGACCTCGCGTTTACGCCGGAATTCAGCTACTACGGCGGCGTCGAGCACGTGCAGCTACGCGCCAAGGACCTTGCCATTCCCGATAAATAGATATTCCTACTCGGCGTCCCTCACACAGCGAAAACCGATATGCGGCGGGTCAATGGCAGGCGGATCGCTGACTTCCATCCACGCCAGCAACGCATGATCGGGGGCTCCCCCATGCCGTTGTCCGGTTCGTAACCGCCGCCGCGCAGTACGTATGAACCGACAAAGGTAGACGACGGAGTCGTCGTCCATTCCATGATGTTGCCGCACATGTTGTACACGCCGTACGGGCTCACGTTTTCGGGAAAGGCGTCAACCGGAGCGGAACCGGTATAGCCGTCGACGCTGCCGTCGCACCCCTCGCCGTCGCACCAATTGGCCCAAGTCGGATGAAACTCGTCGCCCCACGGATAGTTGTGGCCGTCCCGGTCGCCCCGCGCCGCTTTCTCCCATTCGGCGCTGGTGGGCAGACGCTTGCCGGCCCAAGCGCAGTAGTCCCCGGCATCATACCAATTGATGGAGTAAGCCGGGTGTCGATCGCTCACATCCGCCCAGTACTGGGCTTTTCGCTCAGCACAGCCGCCTGCTTCGATGCACTTGTACAAGTCGCCGACGGAAGCTTCGTACACGTCGATGTAGAAATCGGGCAGATCGACAACGTGGTAGAAAACGCCGCACAACCCATTGTCCGGGTCGGTGCAGCTCATACCGAAGGGGCCGGCCGGGATGAGAACCATCGGCGAGTTCCCTATTTCTCTGTCGAATTCCTCCTGGGAATCTTCTTCGTTGCCATCGGGGCGTTCTTCAGGTCCGCAGTTCACGAGTATTGACGCGCAAAGAAGCACGGTTAGCGCAACGACGATGTAGCGGTGATACGGCATGATTCATTTCCTTGCGACGAATTCACGTAGTTTCACAATCGAAAAGCCGAGGCTGAACGCCGTATGGAAGGGGGAATCCGGCGTAATCAGTGTGCCGATACTATAGGAGATTCGCAGCCGTTGGTAAACGGCTCAGTTCGCAACCATGTTTTTCGCGGCGATTTTCTCCAGCGCCGCCTGCACTTCCTTTTTCTCGCGGCTTTTGCTCCAGCCAAGAACGGCGCCGGCTATCTTCCCGGCCGTCGTCACCGCTTCCTCGCTTAGCTGCCCGGTATTGCCCAGGGTGGTGCGCCGCCACAGGATGTCTTCGAGGGTCATGGCCATTTCGCGCTCGGCCGCCTGCACGATCACGGCCGCCGGCAGCGGGTGTCGCGAATCCACCACGGCGCCCAAGCCGTTCTCGTTCATGCGCCCGATGACTTCCTCGCGCATCGTGCCGTAGACAAGGCTGAGACGCTGAAGCATCTCCTCGCCGAGCTTCGGATACCGGCGGCGTCCTTCGGCCATGAACTCGTGCCAGCGGCGAATCGCCCCGCCCGGCAGCGGTGTCCAGGCGGTGTGGCACGTGCCGGGCTCGCGGCCGAGTTTGCGCTCGACCAGGTTCGTCAGCGTTTCGGCCAGGTTGCGGCTGGTCGTGTATTTGCCGCCGATCACCGTGACGAAGCCGTCGACTTTGTCCTCGTCGGCGTGGTCGTAGATTTCGTACTTGCGGCTGGCCTTGTAAACATCGACGTCAACGTCGGTTTCTTCATCGACGATGGGCCGCAGCCCGCCGTAGGTCCAGGTGACGTCGTCCATGGTCAGATGGGCCGAAGGATACACTTCGTTGATTTCGCGCAAGAACTCTTCCGCCGCTTCACGGGTCACGGAGTATTGGTCGGGATTGCCGGAAAAACGCGTGTCGGTGGTGCCTGCCAGCGTCATGCCGCGATAAGGGATCAGGAAGAAATGCCGCCTGCTCAAGGTCTGCAACACGAGAGCGTATTTCTCCGTGATGTTCCGGAAGATAAGGTGAATCCCCTGGCTGCGGATGAGGTGCTTTTTCTCGCCGCCCAAGGCCATCTCGGAAACGAAATCCGCCCACGGCCCCGCGACGTTAACCACAACCGCGGCGCTGATATCGACTTCCTCGCCGGTGTGCGCGTCACGCACTGTGGCGCCGATCACGCGGCTACCGTCTTTACGCAGGCCGACGACCTCGGCGTAGTTGGCCACTTGCGCACCGTGAGCGGCGGCGGCCATGATCATTTCGAGGTGAACCCGTTCCGGGCTGTGCATGTGGCAGTCGTAGTAAATCGCGCCGCCGGTGAGACCCTCTGTAATCACGTGCGGTTCTTCCTCCAGCACGCGGCGCTTGCTGAGCAAACGAAACGACGGGACCTGGCGGTCGGGATCTTCCAGCCAAGCTTTGTCGAAACTGAGCAATTCGTACAGCACCATGCCGGCGGTGATCATCGGGAG is a genomic window containing:
- a CDS encoding glycerol-3-phosphate dehydrogenase/oxidase yields the protein MRRDLEIMADTKFDVLFVGGGVTGAAAVMDAAQRGLRAALVEKKDFGWATSSATSKLVHGGLRYLKNLEMGLVRESLRERRILERIAPHLVEPWPFLVPTYSSLKKNNLPMITAGMVLYELLSFDKAWLEDPDRQVPSFRLLSKRRVLEEEPHVITEGLTGGAIYYDCHMHSPERVHLEMIMAAAAHGAQVANYAEVVGLRKDGSRVIGATVRDAHTGEEVDISAAVVVNVAGPWADFVSEMALGGEKKHLIRSQGIHLIFRNITEKYALVLQTLSRRHFFLIPYRGMTLAGTTDTRFSGNPDQYSVTREAAEEFLREINEVYPSAHLTMDDVTWTYGGLRPIVDEETDVDVDVYKASRKYEIYDHADEDKVDGFVTVIGGKYTTSRNLAETLTNLVERKLGREPGTCHTAWTPLPGGAIRRWHEFMAEGRRRYPKLGEEMLQRLSLVYGTMREEVIGRMNENGLGAVVDSRHPLPAAVIVQAAEREMAMTLEDILWRRTTLGNTGQLSEEAVTTAGKIAGAVLGWSKSREKKEVQAALEKIAAKNMVAN
- a CDS encoding SUMF1/EgtB/PvdO family nonheme iron enzyme, which encodes MPYHRYIVVALTVLLCASILVNCGPEERPDGNEEDSQEEFDREIGNSPMVLIPAGPFGMSCTDPDNGLCGVFYHVVDLPDFYIDVYEASVGDLYKCIEAGGCAERKAQYWADVSDRHPAYSINWYDAGDYCAWAGKRLPTSAEWEKAARGDRDGHNYPWGDEFHPTWANWCDGEGCDGSVDGYTGSAPVDAFPENVSPYGVYNMCGNIMEWTTTPSSTFVGSYVLRGGGYEPDNGMGEPPIMRCWRGWKSAIRLPLTRRISVFAV